The proteins below come from a single Zea mays cultivar B73 chromosome 8, Zm-B73-REFERENCE-NAM-5.0, whole genome shotgun sequence genomic window:
- the LOC100274451 gene encoding uncharacterized LOC100274451 — protein MKHKHSWVFNTPVDASALGLHDYHTIITKPMDLGTVKSKLAAGQYRSPREFAGDVRLTFRNAMTYNPKGQDVHFMAEQLLNMFEEKWLEIEAELAQLSPQPPTPSSAAPRKPKEIDNSRALERSDSTVHAAGMEATPKTHNGRPPVSKKPKAREPNKRDMTFWEKQRLSNNLQDLPPEKLDNVVQIIKKRNSSLNQHDDEIEVDIDSFDVETLWELDRFVTNYRKSITKNKRKAELSAVRPDEADPDQEPEKVERVRQDEADQDRIPAVQEPIPEPESVDVEPPKEIAADDNGRYVGESSPGHLEDQEGENPGRSSSSGSSSSDSGSSSSDTDTDSSSADGSDAAQSPRT, from the exons ATGAAGCACAAGCACAGCTGGGTGTTCAACACTCCGGTAGACGCGAGCGCGCTTGGACTGCACGACTACCATACGATCATCACCAAGCCCATGGACCTCGGCACGGTCAAGTCAAAGCTAGCGGCTGGACAGTACAGGTCGCCACGGGAGTTTGCAGGCGATGTGCGTCTCACGTTCCGGAACGCCATGACGTACaaccccaaggggcaggacgtgcACTTCATGGCCGAGCAGCTGCTGAACATGTTCGAGGAGAAGTGGTTGGAGATTGAGGCTGAGCTAGCTCAGCTATCGCCACAGCCTCCGACACCATCCTCAGCAGCACCCAGGAAGCCCAAGGAGATAGATAATTCTAGGGCATTAGAGAGGTCGGATTCGACAGTTCATGCTGCCGGGATGGAGGCTACCCCAAAGACGCACAATGGCAGACCCCCGGTTTCAAAGAAGCCCAAGGCAAGGGAGCCCAATAAGAGGGATATGACATTCTGGGAGAAGCAGCGGCTTAGCAATAACCTCCAGGATTTGCCACCGGAGAAGCTAGACAATGTTGTCCAGATCATAAAGAAGAGGAACTCGTCGCTCAACCAGCATGACGATGAGATTGAGGTTGATATCGATAGCTTTGATGTTGAGACGTTATGGGAGCTTGATAGATTCGTGACAAACTATAGGAAGAGTATAACTAAGAATAAGCGGAAGGCTGAGCTTTCTGCGGTAAGGCCAGATGAAGCTGATCCTGATCAGGAGCCAGAGAAGGTAGAACGTGTGAGGCAGGACGAGGCAGATCAGGATCGAATCCCTGCAGTACAAGAGCCG ATTCCAGAACCAGAATCAGTTGATGTCGAGCCACCTAAGGAAATTGCAGCAG ATGACAATGGGAGATATGTGGGTGAATCATCACCTGGTCATTTGGAAGATCAGGAGGGAGAGAATCCTGGTAGATCAAGTAGTTCTGGAAGCTCTAGCAGTGACTCAGGGTCGTCCTCTAGTG ATACAGACACAGATAGTTCATCAGCAGATGGTTCTGATGCTGCACAATCGCCCAGAACGTAG
- the LOC100277379 gene encoding uncharacterized protein, producing the protein MCCGGDGECRPLGWLLGLPFALLAVLVSFVGAVIWIIGLPISFMPLLPLRDGAAGGGRGARQGAAPCHDLVYLQDPLLAVPCFLLCGSYIHLALAGEVAVLYCTVVSFRRRLVRSS; encoded by the exons ATGTGCTGCGGCGGCGACGGGGAGTGCCGGCCGCTCGGGTGGCTCCTGGGCCTGCCCTTCGCGCTGCTCGCCGTCCTCGTCTCCTTCGTCGGCGCCGTCATCTGGATCATCGG GCTGCCCATCTCGTTTATGCCCCTGCTGCCTCTGCGTGACGGTGCTGCTGGAGGTGGCCGTGGAGCTCGTCAAGGCGCCGCTCCATGTCATGACCTGGTTTACCTCCAAGATCCCCTGCTAGCTGTCCCCTGCTTTCTGCTGTGCGGATCATACATACATCTTGCTttagccggagaggttgctgtacTGTACTGTACTGTTGTTTCGTTTCGTCGTCGCTTGGTCCGTTCGTCCTAG